From the Euphorbia lathyris chromosome 6, ddEupLath1.1, whole genome shotgun sequence genome, one window contains:
- the LOC136233051 gene encoding protein SEEDLING PLASTID DEVELOPMENT 1-like isoform X1, producing MQVPNVHMQHNVMIETIENHMPEAIIIDEIGTELEAFAVSTIAQCGVQLVGTANGMTIDNIIKNPSLQILVGGIESVTLGDEEARKRKVQKTILERKGPPTFTCAVEMITTIECPVHHRLDAILGGDVVEVFQDFSWKTAAILKVLGSNHFMVKLIGYSRELLLRKVHIRVRQFWQDGEWILIGKGSRNQEASKTNKLIASSCYPKIIPMLHAQAAENRLTVENTGLQNSCAMTDRTLKR from the exons ATGCAAGTGCCAAATGTCCATATGCAACATAAT GTTATGATTGAAACAATAGAGAATCATATGCCAGAGGCCATAATAATTGATGAGATTGGAACAGAGCTTGAAGCATTCGCTGTGAGCACTATAGCTCAGTGTGGAGTTCAGCTAGTTGGAACGGCTAATGGAATGACCATAGACAACATAATTAAAAACCCTTCATTACAGATTCTTGTTGGTGGAATAGAG AGTGTAACTCTTGGAGATGAGGAAGCAAGGAAAAGGAAAGTGCAGAAGACAATTCTTGAGAGGAAAGGGCCTCCAACTTTCACATGTGCTGTTGAGATGATAACTACGATTGAGTGCCCTGTTCATCACAGATTAGATGCTATACTGGGAG GTGATGTGGTGGAGGTGTTTCAAGATTTTTCTTGGAAGACAGCTGCAATTTTGAAGGTTTTAGGCTCAAATCACTTCATGGTTAAGTTAATTGGATATTCAAGGGAACTTTTATTGCGCAAAGTTCACATTAGGGTGCGTCAATTTTGGCAAGATGGTGAATGGATTTTGATTGGAAAG GGATCTCGAAACCAAGAAGCTTCAAAGACGAATAAACTTATAGCTTCGAGTTGTTATCCAAAGATAATTCCAATGCTTCATGCTCAAGCAGCAGAAAATCGTCTCACAGTTGAGAACACTGGTTTACAGAATTCTTGTGCCATGACAGATAGAACACTAAAGAGGTAA
- the LOC136233051 gene encoding protein SEEDLING PLASTID DEVELOPMENT 1-like isoform X2, protein MIETIENHMPEAIIIDEIGTELEAFAVSTIAQCGVQLVGTANGMTIDNIIKNPSLQILVGGIESVTLGDEEARKRKVQKTILERKGPPTFTCAVEMITTIECPVHHRLDAILGGDVVEVFQDFSWKTAAILKVLGSNHFMVKLIGYSRELLLRKVHIRVRQFWQDGEWILIGKGSRNQEASKTNKLIASSCYPKIIPMLHAQAAENRLTVENTGLQNSCAMTDRTLKR, encoded by the exons ATGATTGAAACAATAGAGAATCATATGCCAGAGGCCATAATAATTGATGAGATTGGAACAGAGCTTGAAGCATTCGCTGTGAGCACTATAGCTCAGTGTGGAGTTCAGCTAGTTGGAACGGCTAATGGAATGACCATAGACAACATAATTAAAAACCCTTCATTACAGATTCTTGTTGGTGGAATAGAG AGTGTAACTCTTGGAGATGAGGAAGCAAGGAAAAGGAAAGTGCAGAAGACAATTCTTGAGAGGAAAGGGCCTCCAACTTTCACATGTGCTGTTGAGATGATAACTACGATTGAGTGCCCTGTTCATCACAGATTAGATGCTATACTGGGAG GTGATGTGGTGGAGGTGTTTCAAGATTTTTCTTGGAAGACAGCTGCAATTTTGAAGGTTTTAGGCTCAAATCACTTCATGGTTAAGTTAATTGGATATTCAAGGGAACTTTTATTGCGCAAAGTTCACATTAGGGTGCGTCAATTTTGGCAAGATGGTGAATGGATTTTGATTGGAAAG GGATCTCGAAACCAAGAAGCTTCAAAGACGAATAAACTTATAGCTTCGAGTTGTTATCCAAAGATAATTCCAATGCTTCATGCTCAAGCAGCAGAAAATCGTCTCACAGTTGAGAACACTGGTTTACAGAATTCTTGTGCCATGACAGATAGAACACTAAAGAGGTAA